One segment of Engraulis encrasicolus isolate BLACKSEA-1 chromosome 7, IST_EnEncr_1.0, whole genome shotgun sequence DNA contains the following:
- the LOC134452903 gene encoding uncharacterized protein LOC134452903, producing MFGQEPRLPLDFLLGRVQDPVGGGVHEWLQEHQVRLQTAFDGARARLETAAARRKRNHDSQVRDAPLGEGQLVFLRNVGVRGRHKIQDLWSPVVYRVVKAPGAGGSVYTIAPVHSLDQTRHVHRSLLKAVLGTHPPTSVDPHEAPTSSAPQTSSTELESAEEMDLMAVCQGLPLVNIHNPSVSSGASPPRAVGEPGVEGSAVVVPSSSRVVGQPPAIVVTAVLEPPAREETQGSTVRRSSRSTAGQHSNVHHLPRPVSGSADGVVTHPASVSIPNAIGTSQASSEP from the coding sequence ATGTTCGGACAGGAGCCTAGACTGCCCCTCGATTTCCTCCTGGGCCGGGTTCAGGATCCTGTTGGGGGGGGTGTTCACGAATGGCTGCAAGAACATCAGGTCCGACTGCAGACTGCCTTTGACGGGGCTCGAGCCCGTCTGGAGACCGCCGCGGCCCGTCGGAAAAGGAACCATGACTCACAGGTGCGTGATGCACCACTGGGGGAGGGTCAGTTGGTATTCTTACGCAATGTTGGCGTACGGGGGCGTCACAAAATCCAGGACCTGTGGAGCCCGGTGGTGTATCGGGTTGTTAAGGCGCCTGGCGCAGGCGGATCTGTATATACGATAGCTCCCGTGCACAGTCTTGACCAGACTCGACATGTCCATCGGTCCTTGTTGAAGGCTGTCCTGGGGACCCACCCACCCACGTCAGTTGATCCACATGAGGCGCCCACCAGCAGTGCGCCTCAAACATCCTCCACTGAACTAGAGTCAGCTGAAGAAATGGATTTAATGGCCGTGTGCCAGGGGTTGCCCCTAGTCAACATCCACAACCCGTCCGTATCTTCAGGAGCATCACCGCCCCGGGCAGTGGGCGAGCCTGGAGTGGAGGGATCTGCTGTGGTAGTACCGTCATCTTCCAGGGTGGTTGGACAGCCACCGGCTATTGTGGTGACCGCGGTCCTCGAGCCTCCGGCCCGTGAGGAGACCCAGGGCAGCACTGTCCGAAGATCATCCCGTTCCACCGCAGGACAGCACTCAAATGTCCACCACTTACCAAGGCCTGTAAGTGGATCAGCAGATGGGGTGGTGACACACCCAGCCTCTGTTTCCATCCCGAACGCCATTGGAACAAGTCAGGCTTCTTCAGAGCCCTAA
- the LOC134452904 gene encoding carbonyl reductase [NADPH] 1-like translates to MSKKVAVVTGANKGIGFAIVKGLCKAGYTGDIILTARNEKLGQEALQQVKAEGHQNVLYHRLDLCDQSTAEELRKFLENNYGGLDVLINNAGMAFKVSATEPFGEQADVTMQTNYWGTLAVCKALLPILKPKARVVNVSSFVSKRSLDKCSPELQAKFRNSDITEEELGGLMKDFVQAAQKGDHEAKGWPNSAYGTTKIGVTVLSRIQARVLSQTRASDGILLNACCPGWVRTDMAGDKAPKSPEEGAETPVYLALLPDGATGPHGQLVWDKEVHEW, encoded by the exons ATGTCGAAAAAAGTTGCTGTTGTCACAGGTGCTAACAAAGGCATCGGATTTGCAATTGTGAAGGGGTTATGCAAAGCTGGATATACTGGCGACATTATTCTCACTGCCCGTAACGAGAAATTGGGACAAGAGGCTTTGCAACAAGTGAAAGCGGAGGGACACCAAAACGTATTGTACCATCGCCTTGATCTGTGCGACCAAAGCACTGCGGAAGAGCTCCGGAAATTCTTGGAGAATAATTATGGCGGGTTGGATGTCTTGATCAACAACGCTGGGATGGCGTTCAAAG TGAGTGCAACTGAGCCATTTGGTGAGCAGGCTGATGTGACCATGCAGACCAACTACTGGGGCACTCTGGCGGTGTGCAAGGCTCTCCTCCCCATCCTGAAACCCAAGGCACGAGTGGTCAACGTCTCCAGCTTCGTCAGCAAGCGCTCTCTGGACAAGTGCAGTCCTGAGCTACAGGCAAA ATTCCGTAACTCGGACATTACAGAAGAGGAGCTCGGAGGACTCATGAAAGACTTTGTGCAGGCAGCTCAGAAGGGCGATCACGAAGCCAAAGGATGGCCTAACTCTGCCTATGGCACAACAAAG ATTGGGGTGACGGTGCTGTCTCGGATACAGGCGCGTGTTCTGAGCCAGACCAGGGCATCGGATGGCATCCTGCTGAACGCCTGCTGCCCTGGCTGGGTGCGCACAGACATGGCGGGCGATAAAGCTCCCAAGAGCCCAGAGGAAGGAGCTGAGACTCCCGTGTACCTCGCCCTCCTGCCCGACGGAGCCACGGGGCCGCACGGACAGCTGGTCTGGGACAAAGAGGTGCATGAGTGGTGA
- the LOC134451842 gene encoding uncharacterized protein LOC134451842 yields MRSMRTCVSPATLPMHPSWTRAPGLLLLLLWLTLGLSLAAPLAPGVGHHQDEEPRAFAEAYLQKFFGYEPPPLHPLDHDHGGREKRSCGPDAFQVKVRQMQRAFGLPESGQLNSETLEAMKKPRCGLSDAEEFGPLMRWTNHNLTYSLEGTIPKMRPKHVRKAFREAWRMWAEVTPLKFRRRARREADIIVSFNKRDHGDGSSFDGSGGILAHAFQPGQGIGGDVHFDAEEDWTINAKGYNLFAVAVHEFGHTLGLPHSPDPGAVMYPSYNFVTHNDFQLSDQDVKDIQKIYGMSHHSPPPKTPERCDPNLAFDAVCGMQQEMVFFKDRFMWRFHPSFDKISVAFIVSLWPDVPSYIDAAYEDVENAAMMFFKGSQFWKIKAMALVDGYPKNISDLGLPPGLKSVDAALHLREQRQTVFFTGSECWRYDNDREQMMRGYPRPIAHEWPGIDSSVDAATASNGFIYFFKGNKQYQYDPQRRYVMSVTPANQWLRLCLKLPGFTVWLLLPKLGVGQILFYTKSHQLTDMKTDSIWILLVLAAVAYSVPLLSQNDAEESSDDIAENYLKRFYNLTEDPNASRRRGGIQRSKVLAEMQSFFKLRVTGVLDEDTVELMKQPRCGVPDVARYSTFGPRLKWTKTKLTYRIVNYTPDLPKSEVDSAIEKALQVWARVSTLRFTRINAGTADIMISFGSRNHGDHYPFDGPGGTLAHAFAPSEGIGGDAHFDEDETFTSKSYRGYNLFLVAAHEFGHSLGLDHSKERGALMYPIYSYRNPSTFTLPQDDVKGIQSLYGSNTEKPTPEPKPEPKPEPKPEPKPEPEPPTIPDACDPDLVLDAVTNLRGEMFFFKDGFFWRSSPYRWSAEQHMIKSFWPEAPTSIDAAYENPSTDRVILIKGGKYWSLYGYEVESGYPKSISTLGLPSSVKKVDAAFYDQGTRKTIFFVGNYYYSYDEARRTMDADSPKLIAHGFRGMTKQVNAAVQRRGYTYLFSGPYVYAHSFRTGRFYGILRTRSFLRC; encoded by the exons ATGCGCTCCATGCGGACATGCGTTTCTCCAGCGACACTGCCGATGCACCCAAGCTGGACAAGAGCcccggggctgctgctgctgctgctgtggctaacGCTTGGTCTCTCTCTGGCCGCCCCACTGGCCCCCGGCGTGGGACACCATCAGGATGAGGAGCCCCGGGCATTTGCAGAG GCCTATCTGCAGAAGTTCTTTGGCTACgaacctcctcctcttcatcctcttgaCCATGATCACGGAGGTCGAGAGAAGCGCAGCTGTGGCCCGGACGCCTTCCAGGTCAAAGTGCGTCAGATGCAGCGCGCCTTCGGGCTGCCAGAGAGCGGCCAGCTGAACAGCGAGACGCTGGAAGCCATGAAGAAGCCACGCTGCGGCCTATCAGACGCCGAGGAGTTTGGCCCTCTCATGAGGTGGACCAATCACAACCTCACCTACAG ccTTGAGGGGACTATCCCCAAGATGAGGCCCAAGCATGTGCGGAAGGCCTTCAGGGAGGCCTGGAGGATGTGGGCGGAGGTCACGCCTCTCAAGTTCCGCCGACGGGCGCGCAGAGAGGCCGACATCATCGTATCGTTCAACAAGAGAG ACCACGGCGATGGCTCATCGTTCGATGGCAGCGGTGGAATCCTGGCACACGCCTTCCAGCCGGGCCAGGGCATCGGGGGAGACGTCCACTTCGATGCAGAGGAGGACTGGACCATCAACGCCAAAG GGTACAACCTGTTTGCCGTGGCCGTGCATGAGTTTGGGCACACTTTAGGCCTGCCCCACTCGCCTGACCCTGGCGCAGTCATGTACCCCTCCTACAACTTTGTCACTCACAACGACTTCCAGCTCTCTGATCAGGACGTGAAAGACATACAAAAAATCTATGGTATGTCTCACCACA GTCCTCCGCCAAAGACCCCTGAGCGCTGCGACCCCAACCTGGCCTTCGACGCGGTCTGTGGCATGCAACAGGAAATGGTTTTCTTTAAAGACAG GTTTATGTGGCGATTCCATCCTAGTTTTGACAAGATTAGTGTGGCATTTATTGTCAGTCTGTGGCCAGATGTCCCCTCGTACATCGATGCAGCATATGAAGATGTGGAGAATGCCGCAATGATGTTCTTCAAGG GCAGTCAATTCTGGAAAATCAAAGCGATGGCCTTGGTAGATGGTTACCCCAAGAACATCTCCGATCTGGGCCTGCCGCCCGGTCTGAAATCTGTAGATGCTGCCCTTCACCTCCGTGAGCAGCGGCAGACCGTCTTCTTCACAGGCAGCGAGTGTTGGAG ATATGACAATGACAGGGAACAAATGATGAGAGGATACCCCAGACCTATTGCTCACGAGTGGCCGGGAATCGATTCGTCTGTAGACGCAGCCACTGCCTCAAATG GCTTTATCTACTTCTTCAAAGGGAATAAGCAGTATCAGTATGACCCGCAGCGGAGGTACGTCATGAGTGTGACTCCAGCAAACCAGTGGCTTCG cctatgtcttAAGCTTCCTGGTTTCACTGTTTGGTTGTTGTTGCCTAAACTGGGGGTGGGACAG ATTCTTTTCTACACAAAGTCTCATCAACTGACAGACATGAAGACTGACAGTATCTGGATTCTACTGGTGCTGGCAGCAGTGGCGTACTCAGTGCCTTTGTTGTCCCAAAATGACGCCGAGGAGAGCAGTGATGATATTGCTGAG AATTACCTGAAGCGGTTCTACAACCTGACCGAGGACCCCAATGCGTCGCGTAGGCGAGGGGGTATCCAACGGAGCAAGGTCCTGGCCGAGATGCAGAGCTTCTTCAAGCTGAGGGTGACAGGAGTCCTGGATGAAGACACGGTGGAGCTCATGAAGCAACCCAGATGTGGTGTTCCTGACGTGGCTCGCTACAGCACCTTTGGCCCACGCCTCAAATGGACCAAAACCAAGCTCACATACAG GATCGTAAACTACACACCCGACCTGCCCAAGTCAGAGGTGGATAGTGCCATCGAGAAAGCCCTGCAAGTCTGGGCACGAGTCAGCACCCTGAGATTCACACGCATCAACGCTGGCACTGCAGACATCATGATCTCCTTTGGCAGCAGAA ACCATGGTGATCACTACCCCTTCGATGGACCAGGGGGCACATTGGCTCACGCCTTTGCCCCATCCGAAGGCATCGGAGGAGATGCGCACTTTGACGAAGACGAGACATTCACCTCTAAATCCTATCGTG GTTATAACTTGTTCTTGGTGGCGGCTCATGAGTTTGGCCACTCTCTGGGTCTGGACCACTCTAAGGAGCGTGGGGCTCTCATGTACCCCATCTACAGCTACAGGAACCCCAGCACCTTCACGCTGCCTCAGGACGACGTCAAGGGAATACAGTCTCTCTATG GTTCCAATACTGAGAAGCCAACGCCAGAGCCCAAGCCAGAGCCAAAACCAGAGCCTAAGCCAGAACCTAAACCAGAGCCGGAGCCTCCCACCATTCCTGACGCCTGCGACCCAGACCTGGTCCTGGATGCTGTCACAAACCTCCGTGGCGAGATGTTCTTCTTCAAGGACGG CTTCTTCTGGCGTAGCTCACCATATAGATGGTCCGCTGAGCAGCACATGATCAAGAGCTTCTGGCCCGAAGCCCCCACCTCTATTGACGCAGCCTACGAAAACCCATCCACAGACAGAGTCATCCTCATCAAAG GTGGTAAATACTGGAGTCTGTATGGGTACGAGGTGGAGAGCGGCTACCCCAAGAGCATCAGCACCTTGGGCCTGCCCAGCTCTGTGAAAAAAGTCGACGCTGCCTTCTATGACCAGGGGACTCGAAAGACCATCTTCTTTGTTGGCAACTACTACTATAG TTATGATGAGGCTAGAAGAACTATGGATGCCGATTCCCCCAAACTGATAGCACATGGGTTCCGTGGGATGACAAAGCAAGTTAACGCAGCCGTCCAGCGCCGAG GCTATACCTACCTCTTCAGTGGCCCATACGTATACGCGCACAGCTTCAGGACCGGAAGATTTTACGGTATTCTTAGGACCAGATCTTTCTTAAGATGTTAG